A single region of the Sulfolobales archaeon genome encodes:
- a CDS encoding integrase, which translates to MGDKQQWWESIDPSKLSEDARYRILKYLDEKYGHRKILEETGLSRVTLWRLLEKKSPVKPEYVKPLLKLLTQEEFERLVSARDRLKSMGILREDGTVDYSLALEILAVAKDDEYLKNAILKFVVQEFREDLKRMLGISFAGVELKWSEDFERFLTERKKRRTVRDPETLKYYKSLFKKHLEGKELSEELIDYVVNHPNKWLRNVFRHYIQYLYYKRRISPETFGWIMEVVPSRSYKLDVRPYQVDLESVRKTLDFLRERHRVYYVVYRVMLESGARFEHVLRMVETWKPSEVVELPGVGLETKRLVCFEDRGFCRYYMGLKGPEKPCEWIYMSLESTKLLNAIAPKNIDRNAVRKYAKRHNLVLPKYMRKITWRLMIKAMPREVARFIQSRFGELKVSEARYEDLLSEADENYLKYLKHLITLLTL; encoded by the coding sequence TTGGGCGATAAGCAGCAGTGGTGGGAGTCAATAGATCCTTCTAAGCTCAGCGAGGACGCCAGGTATCGAATACTGAAGTACCTTGACGAGAAGTATGGTCACAGGAAGATCCTCGAGGAAACAGGACTCAGCAGGGTTACCCTGTGGCGCCTGCTGGAGAAGAAGTCACCGGTTAAACCCGAGTACGTGAAACCCCTCTTAAAGCTACTGACTCAGGAAGAGTTCGAGAGACTGGTCAGCGCCAGAGATAGGCTTAAATCCATGGGCATACTCAGAGAGGATGGCACGGTAGATTACAGCCTAGCCCTAGAGATACTAGCTGTTGCAAAAGACGATGAGTACTTGAAGAACGCTATTCTCAAATTTGTTGTACAAGAGTTCCGTGAAGACCTGAAGAGAATGCTTGGCATAAGCTTCGCAGGAGTAGAGCTGAAATGGAGCGAAGATTTTGAGAGGTTTCTAACTGAGCGGAAGAAGAGAAGGACGGTGAGGGATCCCGAGACCTTAAAGTACTATAAGTCACTATTCAAGAAGCACCTTGAAGGAAAAGAACTTAGCGAGGAGCTCATAGACTATGTTGTTAACCATCCGAACAAGTGGCTTAGGAACGTGTTCCGCCACTACATACAGTACTTATACTACAAGCGCAGGATTAGCCCAGAGACTTTTGGTTGGATAATGGAGGTTGTGCCCTCCAGGAGCTATAAGCTAGACGTCAGACCTTACCAGGTGGATCTCGAAAGCGTGAGAAAAACCCTAGACTTCCTCAGAGAAAGGCATAGAGTGTACTATGTGGTTTACAGGGTCATGCTTGAGTCGGGTGCTAGGTTCGAGCACGTTCTCAGAATGGTGGAGACTTGGAAGCCTAGTGAAGTAGTTGAGCTACCAGGAGTAGGCTTAGAGACCAAGAGGCTTGTCTGCTTCGAGGATAGGGGTTTCTGCAGGTACTACATGGGTTTGAAGGGCCCTGAAAAGCCCTGCGAGTGGATATACATGAGCTTGGAGTCAACGAAGCTCCTCAACGCCATTGCCCCCAAGAACATAGATAGAAACGCAGTTAGGAAATATGCTAAGCGACACAATCTCGTACTGCCGAAATATATGAGGAAGATTACCTGGAGACTAATGATCAAAGCGATGCCCAGAGAAGTAGCAAGATTCATACAATCCAGGTTCGGGGAGCTAAAGGTTTCCGAAGCCAGATACGAAGATTTGCTAAGCGAGGCCGACGAAAACTACCTCAAATACCTCAAACACTTAATTACACTCCTTACATTGTGA